A region from the Maniola jurtina chromosome 20, ilManJurt1.1, whole genome shotgun sequence genome encodes:
- the LOC123876001 gene encoding UMP-CMP kinase, producing the protein MWKRFLRPFSDYINKMLPEVVFVLGAPGAGKGTQCSFISKEFGFVHLSAGDLLREERQRPGSEYGEMIEEKIRNGEIVPVEVTCSLIHKAMQKSGKTRFLIDGFPRNKDNLDGWERVMSDKTKLLFVLFFECCRDLCTERCLGRGAAGSGRSDDNLESLQKRFNTYLNATMPIIEHYEHKGLVHRVNAESAPEVVFEDVKKLFNKLDRIDN; encoded by the coding sequence ATGTGGAAAAGGTTCCTCCGGCCGTTCTCcgattatattaataaaatgttgCCTGAAGTTGTTTTCGTGTTAGGTGCTCCCGGTGCCGGCAAAGGCACACAGTGTTCCTTTATTTCCAAAGAATTTGGATTCGTTCATCTCTCTGCTGGGGATTTACTGCGCGAGGAGCGTCAGAGGCCCGGGTCTGAATACGGAGAAATGATCGAGGAGAAGATCCGGAACGGCGAGATCGTTCCCGTCGAGGTTACATGTTCGCTCATACATAAAGCGATGCAGAAGTCCGGTAAGACGAGGTTTTTGATCGACGGCTTCCCTCGTAATAAAGATAATTTAGACGGCTGGGAGCGCGTCATGTCTGACAAAACCAAATTGCTGTTTGTGCTGTTCTTCGAGTGCTGTCGGGATCTATGCACGGAGCGCTGCCtggggcgcggcgcggcgggcagCGGTCGCTCCGACGACAACCTTGAAAGTCTTCAAAAGAGGTTCAATACATACCTCAATGCTACCATGCCTATCATAGAACATTATGAGCACAAGGGACTGGTGCACCGAGTGAATGCGGAATCAGCCCCAGAGGTTGTGTTTGAGGATGTCAAAAAACTATTCAATAAATTAGACCGGATAGACAATTAA